Proteins encoded within one genomic window of Brachybacterium sp. P6-10-X1:
- a CDS encoding IS5 family transposase (programmed frameshift) codes for MATATTRHQVLSDEQWERVEPLLPSNKGRKGHPFQDNRKIVEGIIYRSRTGIPWRDLPRDRFGPWQTVWKRHYLYARLGVWDRIHAVLMAQADAAGDIDWTVSVDSTINRAHQHGTNTTRPDQPTGAGANHKNLATEEPEGHAVGRSRGGLGSKVHAAVDGSGMPLAIVLTGGQRNDGAMLIEVLDDIRVPRLGPGRPRSRPAAVVADKAYSSGKTRRMLTARGIKTVIPQKSDEIAARKRKGSRGGRPPSLDQTTYAGRNVVERQFGLAKQWRGIATRYDKLALTYRAGTLLRAAIQWLNHLL; via the exons ATGGCTACCGCGACGACTCGACATCAGGTCCTGTCCGACGAGCAGTGGGAGCGGGTCGAGCCGCTGTTGCCGTCGAATAAGGGACGCAAAGGGCATCCGTTCCAGGACAATCGGAAGATCGTCGAGGGCATCATCTACCGGTCCCGCACCGGGATCCCGTGGCGCGATCTGCCTCGTGATCGGTTCGGCCCTTGGCAGACGGTGTGGAAGCGCCACTACCTCTACGCCCGGCTCGGGGTCTGGGACCGAATCCATGCAGTACTGATGGCGCAGGCCGACGCGGCAGGAGACATCGACTGGACGGTCTCGGTGGACTCGACGATCAACCGTGCGCACCAGCACGGGACCAACACCACCCGTCCCGACCAGCCCACA GGGGCGGGAGCGAACCACAAGAATCTGGCCACTGAGGAACCCGAAGGCCACGCGGTCGGCAGGTCACGCGGCGGGCTGGGCAGCAAGGTCCATGCCGCGGTCGACGGCAGTGGCATGCCGCTGGCGATCGTTCTGACCGGCGGTCAACGCAACGACGGCGCGATGCTCATCGAGGTGCTCGACGACATTCGAGTCCCTCGCCTGGGGCCCGGCAGGCCCCGGTCCCGGCCTGCCGCGGTGGTCGCCGATAAGGCCTACTCCTCGGGCAAGACCCGCCGGATGCTCACAGCTCGGGGCATCAAGACCGTGATCCCGCAGAAGTCCGACGAGATCGCTGCCCGCAAGAGGAAGGGCTCCCGCGGGGGACGACCACCAAGTCTCGACCAGACCACCTACGCCGGTCGCAACGTCGTCGAGCGGCAGTTCGGCCTGGCCAAACAGTGGCGCGGGATCGCCACCCGCTACGACAAACTCGCCCTGACCTACCGCGCTGGAACCCTTCTGAGAGCCGCGATCCAGTGGCTCAACCACCTGCTTTAG
- a CDS encoding PfkB family carbohydrate kinase translates to MGSPLVVHTGSLATVLDPGATNVERILGGLAAGTLITFDPNVRPSLTPSRAMVRSKVERIGALAHVVKMSEEDASWLYPHVSILDVAERYTRLGVDLFVMTRAERGCTVASRGRLRHLPAERTAVVDTIGAGDAFMSGLVYELLRSEAATQLAAGEVEHELLDDCARTALRSAAVTVSRAGANPPSRLELAQPS, encoded by the coding sequence GTGGGTAGTCCGCTCGTCGTCCATACTGGATCGCTGGCCACGGTGCTCGACCCGGGAGCAACCAACGTCGAGCGGATATTGGGTGGCCTCGCAGCAGGCACGCTCATCACCTTCGACCCCAACGTCAGGCCGTCGCTGACGCCATCTCGCGCGATGGTGCGAAGCAAGGTAGAGCGGATCGGGGCCTTGGCCCATGTCGTGAAGATGAGCGAAGAAGACGCGTCATGGCTTTACCCCCACGTGAGCATCCTCGATGTCGCCGAGCGTTATACGAGGCTCGGAGTCGACCTGTTCGTCATGACGCGCGCCGAAAGGGGGTGCACCGTCGCGTCCAGGGGTCGCCTGCGCCATCTCCCGGCTGAGAGGACCGCCGTCGTGGACACCATCGGTGCGGGAGACGCGTTCATGTCGGGATTGGTCTACGAACTTCTCCGCTCTGAGGCCGCGACTCAATTGGCCGCTGGCGAGGTTGAGCACGAACTGCTCGACGACTGCGCCCGGACCGCCCTGCGAAGCGCAGCGGTCACCGTGTCTCGGGCGGGGGCAAATCCCCCCAGCCGCCTCGAGCTCGCACAACCGTCGTGA
- a CDS encoding RNA polymerase-binding protein RbpA has protein sequence MPTATLTGTMPHRSVTTEDPDRVVPLAPRIVEYLCGQCEITTTAKLHAQAPIPQLWPCRRCRTGAECTIEPDEGVELLGLPVASKLPPRKTHWEHVRDRRSDAELDQLLAARLDLLRAGKLHSAPSHR, from the coding sequence ATGCCGACCGCGACGCTGACCGGGACGATGCCGCACCGATCGGTGACCACCGAGGACCCCGACCGGGTCGTCCCGCTGGCACCCCGCATCGTCGAGTACCTGTGCGGCCAGTGCGAGATCACCACCACCGCGAAGCTGCACGCGCAAGCACCGATCCCGCAGCTGTGGCCCTGCCGCCGCTGCCGCACCGGCGCCGAATGCACCATCGAACCCGACGAGGGCGTCGAGCTGCTCGGCCTGCCCGTGGCCTCGAAGCTCCCGCCGCGGAAGACCCACTGGGAGCACGTGCGAGACCGTCGCAGCGACGCCGAGCTCGACCAGCTCCTGGCCGCCCGCCTGGACCTTCTGCGGGCCGGGAAGCTGCACTCCGCCCCGTCGCACCGGTGA
- a CDS encoding MarR family winged helix-turn-helix transcriptional regulator yields MNSIRSEAHGSTARADAVADAQAATRQLHSATEALLDAAAERYGITRNDLRCLEILERKGTMQPGQLAQASGLSRAAITKVLDRLECAGYITRSSEREDRRSYHVQTSDHLADQRRATWQPVLRATDGALSGLSVTQLQDLTAVLLRLADANRQSVQQLR; encoded by the coding sequence GTGAATAGTATCCGTAGTGAAGCACATGGGTCAACCGCTCGCGCTGACGCCGTAGCCGATGCACAGGCGGCCACTCGGCAGTTGCATTCGGCGACCGAGGCGCTCCTTGACGCCGCGGCCGAACGCTACGGCATCACACGCAACGATCTGCGCTGCCTCGAAATCCTCGAGCGCAAGGGGACGATGCAACCCGGACAGCTTGCCCAGGCAAGTGGACTTAGTCGGGCAGCGATCACCAAGGTTCTTGACCGCCTCGAATGCGCTGGATACATCACACGTTCCAGTGAACGTGAGGATCGACGCAGCTATCACGTCCAGACCTCCGATCACCTTGCCGACCAGAGACGCGCAACTTGGCAGCCTGTTCTGCGAGCCACCGACGGGGCCCTTTCCGGCTTGAGCGTGACGCAACTCCAAGATCTCACCGCGGTCCTGCTGCGGCTCGCCGACGCCAATCGTCAAAGCGTCCAGCAACTCCGGTAG
- a CDS encoding metal-dependent hydrolase, with translation MGGHHAISGAAAWLALTGSATIGDRALGAGVLDLTGPEVLAGTVVATGAALLPDIDHPSATIARSAGAVSRLASSAISSATGHRGATHTLLAVAVFTALGAVVAGLGWSFRVPVVGPVQIGAVVVVAVLCAFAVRALKLVSGALRPWLIGIGAGLLVGVAAPATSVWLPAAIGLGALVHLLGDLVTTDGIPFPTWPLVLKPSERSSSPLWQADGDVAVPILGNAGSAREWALCAVLSLYVAVAAVATILP, from the coding sequence ATGGGCGGACACCATGCGATCAGCGGGGCGGCGGCCTGGCTGGCCTTGACCGGCTCCGCTACGATCGGCGACCGAGCTCTCGGCGCCGGGGTCCTGGACCTAACCGGACCGGAGGTACTGGCCGGGACCGTGGTCGCCACCGGGGCGGCACTGCTGCCGGACATCGACCACCCCAGCGCCACGATCGCCCGCTCGGCCGGGGCCGTCTCCAGGCTGGCCAGCTCCGCGATCTCCTCGGCGACCGGGCACCGCGGCGCCACCCACACCCTGCTGGCTGTCGCCGTCTTCACCGCGCTGGGGGCCGTGGTCGCCGGCCTGGGGTGGAGTTTCCGCGTCCCTGTCGTCGGCCCGGTGCAGATCGGGGCGGTGGTCGTCGTGGCGGTGCTGTGCGCTTTCGCGGTGCGGGCGTTGAAGCTCGTCTCCGGCGCGCTGCGGCCCTGGCTGATCGGGATCGGGGCGGGGCTGTTGGTCGGTGTCGCGGCCCCGGCCACGTCGGTGTGGCTGCCGGCGGCGATCGGGCTGGGGGCGCTGGTGCATCTACTCGGCGACCTGGTCACCACCGACGGGATCCCCTTCCCCACCTGGCCGCTGGTGCTGAAACCTTCCGAGCGCTCCTCCTCGCCGCTGTGGCAGGCGGACGGGGATGTGGCCGTGCCGATCCTCGGCAACGCCGGAAGCGCCCGGGAATGGGCCCTGTGCGCCGTGCTGAGCCTGTACGTCGCCGTCGCGGCCGTCGCCACGATCCTGCCCTGA
- a CDS encoding ABC transporter permease, producing the protein MFHVDVFADPGLPSRAVTQVLDTRQEDDSEAEFVLHHNRRWIPLRDDGTLDMEAVKEWAHRDEADLMVIVTEIPRRAGRRVKMVGLHFEEGAAIISLPALGWSNVGKNLRAAMFDSLDALATDKVPGSGDTRIEYGVVHEQDSETGRSVYIASPWWWPGTVRLILGMVRTNEPFATVTKLSGVLAAAAGTGAFGIFYSSIWEMADALPPWRLGLITVMVIATMVLWLLVSNGLWERSRQLGSLREAAMYNASTVATLFVAVASLYAVLFVGILLGGLIVIEAGFMSKTIGVEVSPWNYVDIAWLSASMGTVAGALGSNFDSRDDISELTHGRRQAQRFRQRQEEAE; encoded by the coding sequence GTGTTTCATGTCGATGTGTTCGCCGACCCCGGGTTGCCCTCGCGAGCGGTGACACAGGTGCTCGATACGAGACAGGAGGATGACTCCGAAGCGGAGTTCGTCCTGCACCACAACAGGCGGTGGATCCCACTCCGCGACGACGGAACCCTGGACATGGAGGCGGTGAAGGAGTGGGCGCACCGCGACGAGGCCGATCTTATGGTCATCGTGACCGAGATCCCGCGCCGTGCCGGCCGTCGGGTGAAGATGGTCGGCCTGCACTTCGAGGAGGGAGCTGCGATCATCTCCCTCCCCGCGCTCGGATGGTCGAACGTCGGTAAGAACCTTCGCGCCGCGATGTTCGACTCGCTCGATGCGCTCGCCACGGACAAGGTGCCGGGCAGCGGCGATACACGCATCGAGTACGGGGTGGTGCACGAACAGGATTCGGAGACGGGCCGTTCGGTCTACATCGCGTCGCCCTGGTGGTGGCCCGGCACTGTGCGCCTGATCCTGGGGATGGTGCGGACCAACGAGCCGTTCGCAACGGTGACGAAGCTGTCGGGAGTCCTGGCGGCTGCCGCGGGGACCGGCGCCTTCGGCATCTTCTACTCGTCGATCTGGGAGATGGCCGATGCGCTGCCCCCGTGGCGATTGGGCCTCATCACGGTGATGGTGATCGCGACCATGGTGCTGTGGCTGCTCGTCAGTAACGGACTGTGGGAGCGGTCCCGGCAGCTGGGCAGCCTCCGGGAGGCCGCGATGTACAACGCCTCGACGGTGGCGACTCTGTTCGTCGCGGTCGCTTCGCTCTATGCCGTGCTCTTCGTGGGGATCCTCCTCGGCGGGCTCATCGTCATCGAGGCGGGCTTCATGTCCAAGACGATCGGCGTCGAAGTGTCGCCGTGGAACTATGTCGACATCGCGTGGTTGAGCGCCTCGATGGGCACTGTCGCCGGCGCACTCGGTTCCAACTTCGACAGCCGGGACGACATCAGTGAGCTCACGCATGGACGGCGTCAGGCCCAGCGGTTCCGGCAGCGGCAGGAGGAGGCGGAGTAG
- a CDS encoding type I restriction endonuclease subunit R, producing the protein MKTMASPDGTREETLEVEIAEYLGEHGWLYSPNDDGYDAERAIWSEDVLWWLNETQPDEYAKVVRVGTGAEQADREALMSMLVTRLDTPMSSGGGTLNVLRRKFSHTRGATAHFRMCQFKPATTLNRTVTEQYEKVRLRVARQVHFSPKRGDKRSIDLVFFVNGLPVATCELKSFFKQQWRSAVTQYRKDRDPAGQPLLGFGTRALVHFAVDDDQVHMTTKLAGEKTYFLPFNRGHDDTGAAGNPANPSGPATSYLWEKVLQRDNFLSILGSQMFLKTDVDEDPATGKITRSTALMFPRYHQWRAVKKLVDSIADEGPGRRYLIEHSAGSGKTNTIAWTAHRLARLHDRSNEKVFDKVIIVSDRRVLDAQLQQAVEQVDDTGGSVAVIDSTAVRRSGGSKSRALLDALTGSSLIIVVTLQTFPFVKDLLETKLGTKNFAVIIDEAHTSQSGKTAAELKNVLTEGGEVADDGEFDGQDVINQLVEADVDRERQIRSETAARAGARNVSLLAFTATPKDKTKKLFGRPGDDGLPVSFDAYPMRQAIEEGFILDVLRGYQTYRTAFEIEQQGEVGISTGIGPDDDDRLVDPKTATRKIMRFANLHPTNIGQKVEIIVEHFRANVAHLLDGHAKAMVVTDSRQAALRYKIETDRYLAQRGYAYQSIVAFSGSLSDEDYGIEDATESSMNPGVGSDLAREFRRPEYRLMIVADKFQTGFDQPLLCAMYVDKKLPDVHAVQTLSRLNRTYRAPSGEKKDRTFVLDFVNDPDDIREAFLAYYLEAHVEKETDPNLVHQLATKLAQARIYTPNDVERYAEAWWARKQSHAALAAAVTPARDEFVARWNDAQANDDSEALDELRTFRKDCGSYVRLYDFMSQVVDYGTSDLEKLAEFLRQLVRLLPTDGADPDVDVSGLELRRVRQIDQGKADIGLSGDQETPGLKGITGVGSHVSRQDPQQALLSEVVSRINELFGAEFADPQIEGFVRAAAGMAEEDPRIADQIDHNALDQFMASPDLRETLTDAAVLNEGAFGKLTGALTGESDRADEFIRLIGQYLYQSRRLRTIEDQDPEEGEKSAS; encoded by the coding sequence GTACGCGAAGGTCGTGCGCGTCGGCACTGGTGCCGAGCAGGCAGACCGTGAGGCGCTGATGTCGATGCTAGTCACTCGGCTGGACACCCCGATGAGTTCGGGCGGCGGGACGCTCAACGTGCTGCGCCGGAAGTTCTCGCACACGCGTGGAGCGACGGCGCATTTCCGGATGTGCCAGTTCAAGCCGGCCACGACGCTGAACAGGACCGTGACCGAGCAGTACGAGAAGGTGCGGCTGCGCGTCGCGAGACAGGTGCATTTCTCGCCGAAGCGAGGCGACAAGCGGTCGATCGACCTCGTCTTCTTCGTCAACGGCCTGCCCGTGGCGACCTGCGAGCTGAAGTCGTTCTTCAAGCAGCAGTGGCGCTCGGCCGTAACGCAGTACCGGAAGGACCGAGACCCGGCCGGTCAGCCGTTGCTTGGCTTCGGCACCCGTGCACTCGTCCACTTCGCAGTCGACGACGACCAGGTGCACATGACGACGAAGTTGGCAGGGGAGAAGACCTACTTCCTGCCGTTCAACCGCGGCCACGACGACACCGGTGCAGCGGGCAACCCCGCCAACCCTTCTGGGCCCGCCACCTCGTACCTGTGGGAGAAGGTGCTGCAGCGCGACAACTTCCTGTCCATCCTGGGCTCACAGATGTTCCTGAAGACCGACGTCGACGAGGACCCGGCGACGGGGAAGATCACGCGCTCGACGGCGCTGATGTTCCCGCGGTATCACCAGTGGCGAGCGGTGAAGAAGCTCGTCGACTCGATCGCCGATGAGGGCCCTGGGCGCAGGTACCTCATCGAGCACTCGGCCGGGTCGGGGAAGACGAACACCATCGCATGGACGGCGCACCGCCTCGCACGCCTTCACGACCGGTCGAACGAAAAGGTGTTCGACAAGGTCATCATCGTCTCCGACCGCCGCGTCCTCGATGCCCAGCTGCAGCAGGCTGTCGAACAAGTCGACGACACAGGCGGAAGCGTCGCGGTCATCGACTCGACGGCAGTGCGCCGCTCCGGGGGCTCGAAGTCCCGGGCACTACTGGATGCACTGACCGGATCGTCGCTGATCATCGTCGTCACGCTGCAGACGTTCCCGTTCGTGAAGGACCTGCTGGAGACCAAACTCGGCACGAAGAACTTCGCAGTGATCATCGACGAGGCTCACACCTCCCAGTCGGGCAAGACAGCGGCAGAGCTGAAGAACGTGCTCACCGAGGGCGGCGAGGTCGCCGATGACGGCGAGTTCGATGGTCAGGACGTAATCAACCAGCTCGTCGAAGCCGACGTCGACCGTGAACGCCAGATCAGGTCAGAGACGGCAGCGCGCGCAGGGGCACGGAACGTGTCGCTGCTGGCATTCACGGCGACGCCGAAGGACAAGACGAAGAAGTTGTTCGGGCGCCCGGGCGATGACGGTCTGCCTGTTTCCTTCGATGCGTACCCGATGCGGCAGGCGATCGAGGAGGGCTTCATCCTCGACGTGCTGCGCGGCTACCAGACGTACCGGACGGCGTTCGAGATCGAACAGCAGGGCGAGGTCGGCATCTCGACGGGCATCGGCCCGGACGATGACGACAGGCTGGTGGATCCGAAGACCGCGACTCGCAAGATCATGCGGTTCGCGAACCTGCACCCGACGAACATCGGCCAGAAGGTCGAGATCATCGTCGAGCACTTCCGCGCTAACGTCGCGCACCTGCTGGACGGCCACGCCAAGGCGATGGTCGTCACCGACTCCCGCCAGGCCGCTCTGCGGTACAAGATCGAGACCGACAGGTACCTCGCGCAGCGCGGGTACGCGTACCAGTCGATCGTCGCATTCAGTGGCAGCCTGAGCGACGAGGACTACGGTATCGAGGACGCGACCGAGTCGTCGATGAACCCCGGTGTCGGGTCCGACCTCGCACGCGAGTTCCGCCGTCCCGAGTACCGGCTCATGATCGTCGCTGACAAGTTCCAGACCGGCTTCGACCAGCCGCTGCTGTGCGCGATGTACGTCGACAAGAAGCTCCCGGACGTCCACGCGGTGCAGACCCTTTCGCGGCTGAACCGCACCTACCGTGCCCCATCGGGAGAGAAGAAGGACCGCACGTTCGTACTCGACTTCGTCAACGATCCCGACGACATCCGCGAAGCGTTCTTGGCGTACTACCTCGAGGCCCACGTGGAGAAGGAGACCGACCCGAACCTCGTCCACCAGCTGGCCACGAAGCTTGCACAAGCTCGGATCTACACCCCGAACGACGTCGAACGATATGCAGAAGCCTGGTGGGCACGGAAGCAGTCTCATGCGGCGCTGGCTGCGGCCGTCACGCCGGCGCGCGACGAGTTTGTCGCCCGCTGGAACGACGCGCAGGCCAACGACGACAGCGAAGCACTCGACGAGCTGCGCACGTTCCGGAAGGACTGCGGCTCGTACGTCAGGCTGTACGACTTCATGTCGCAGGTCGTTGACTACGGCACGAGCGACCTGGAGAAGCTCGCCGAGTTCCTGCGCCAGCTGGTGCGTCTGCTGCCGACCGACGGCGCCGACCCGGACGTCGACGTGTCGGGTCTGGAGCTGCGCCGCGTCCGACAGATCGACCAGGGCAAGGCCGACATAGGCTTGTCGGGCGATCAGGAGACCCCGGGACTGAAGGGGATCACCGGCGTCGGATCGCACGTGTCGCGCCAGGATCCGCAGCAGGCGCTGCTGTCGGAGGTGGTGTCCAGGATCAACGAGCTGTTCGGGGCTGAGTTCGCCGACCCGCAGATCGAAGGCTTCGTCCGCGCTGCAGCCGGCATGGCCGAAGAAGACCCCCGCATCGCCGACCAGATCGACCACAACGCTCTCGACCAGTTCATGGCCTCGCCCGACCTGCGCGAGACCCTCACCGACGCCGCAGTCCTGAACGAGGGCGCGTTCGGCAAGCTCACCGGTGCCCTCACGGGTGAGAGTGACCGCGCTGACGAGTTCATCAGACTGATCGGGCAGTACCTGTACCAATCGCGCAGACTCCGGACGATCGAGGACCAGGATCCCGAGGAGGGTGAGAAGTCGGCCTCGTAA
- a CDS encoding zinc-binding dehydrogenase — protein MGFAAAVRERYPDGVDGIIDGSVQLDEIVPAAKDGATVVTILRGDKGERDRGVTFWSIVVSKYAKNPEALDTLRQQAEDGVVTLRVADALPIDQGPEAHRRLEAGGVRGRLVLEF, from the coding sequence GTGGGGTTCGCCGCCGCAGTGCGCGAGCGATACCCCGACGGGGTCGACGGCATCATCGACGGATCCGTGCAGCTGGACGAGATCGTCCCCGCTGCGAAGGACGGCGCGACGGTCGTGACGATCCTCCGCGGCGACAAGGGCGAGCGCGACCGCGGCGTGACGTTCTGGTCGATCGTGGTGAGCAAGTACGCGAAGAACCCGGAAGCACTGGACACCCTGCGGCAGCAGGCCGAGGACGGCGTCGTCACCCTGCGTGTGGCGGACGCTCTGCCGATCGATCAGGGCCCGGAGGCCCACCGCCGGTTGGAAGCGGGGGGAGTGCGCGGGCGCCTCGTCCTGGAGTTCTGA
- a CDS encoding IS3 family transposase (programmed frameshift), whose product MPKKFSPELRDRAVRMVYDRQALEGGPRSESIRAVAPQLGVGMETLRIWCNRYGPAEPSAGPAESLEEENRRLRRELAESRRANEILKAASVFFAKGTRPPHDEMIAFIDRHRDHFGVEAICRVLGATERGFLTSRGYRAAKQRPASARAVRDEVLVEEIRRIHAENYGVYGYRKMHHAMRRAGWEVGRDQTARLMKAAGLCGIRRGRKVFTTSPAGGLDRRPDLVERNFTAAGPNQLWVADITYVRIPSGFCYTAFITDVFTRRIVGWAVATSLRTEALPLQALEQALQTSPAEASRTGLIHHSDRGSNYVSLAYSDALITAGVQASVGSVGDSYDNALAETVNGLYKAELIHRRRTWPSATAVEIATLDWVTWWNTKRLHEALDYRTPAEVEASYTHPTTTAPATV is encoded by the exons ATGCCCAAGAAGTTCAGTCCGGAGCTGCGTGACCGTGCCGTGCGCATGGTCTACGACCGCCAGGCACTCGAAGGTGGCCCACGATCGGAGTCGATCCGTGCTGTCGCGCCCCAACTCGGCGTTGGCATGGAGACGCTGAGGATCTGGTGCAACCGCTACGGGCCAGCCGAGCCCTCGGCCGGCCCCGCGGAGTCTCTCGAGGAGGAGAACCGCAGACTGCGTCGAGAGCTCGCCGAGTCCCGGCGGGCCAACGAGATCCTCAAGGCCGCCTCCGTGTTTTTCGCCA AGGGAACTCGACCACCCCACGACGAAATGATCGCCTTCATCGATAGGCATCGCGATCACTTCGGGGTCGAGGCCATCTGCCGCGTCCTGGGCGCGACGGAACGTGGGTTCCTCACCTCTCGCGGATACCGTGCCGCGAAGCAGCGCCCGGCATCGGCCAGAGCGGTCCGTGACGAGGTGCTCGTCGAAGAGATCCGTCGGATTCATGCCGAGAACTACGGCGTCTACGGGTATCGGAAGATGCATCACGCGATGCGCCGTGCCGGATGGGAAGTCGGCCGCGACCAGACCGCTCGGCTGATGAAAGCTGCTGGTCTGTGCGGGATACGCCGTGGTCGAAAGGTGTTCACGACGAGCCCTGCTGGTGGCCTGGACCGTCGTCCTGATCTGGTCGAGCGGAACTTCACGGCTGCCGGACCGAATCAGCTCTGGGTCGCTGACATCACCTACGTCCGGATCCCGTCCGGGTTCTGCTACACCGCGTTCATCACGGACGTTTTCACGCGAAGGATCGTCGGCTGGGCAGTGGCCACCAGCCTCCGCACTGAGGCACTGCCACTGCAGGCTCTCGAGCAGGCCCTCCAGACCTCCCCGGCAGAAGCGTCTCGGACTGGGCTGATCCATCACAGCGATAGGGGCAGCAACTACGTCTCGCTGGCCTACTCCGATGCGCTGATCACCGCCGGAGTCCAGGCCTCGGTCGGATCCGTCGGAGACAGCTACGACAACGCCCTGGCTGAGACCGTCAATGGCCTCTACAAAGCCGAGCTCATCCACCGACGCCGCACCTGGCCCTCAGCGACCGCCGTCGAGATCGCCACTCTGGACTGGGTCACCTGGTGGAACACGAAGCGCCTGCACGAAGCACTCGACTATCGCACCCCGGCCGAAGTCGAAGCGTCCTACACTCACCCCACGACGACCGCGCCCGCGACCGTCTAA
- a CDS encoding NADP-dependent oxidoreductase translates to MRAIAYSEPGGPDVLEVMELPDPEPGPGEVLIRVRAAAVSPTDTMRRVGMRDPAGAEPPYVVGMDAAGMIEAIGPDTDTDLAIGDAVMAIVVPHGTHGAYAEKVAVPVESVARIPDGASLIEASTLPMNGLTARLALDKLDLPTGSTIAVTGAAGAFGGYSVQLAKATGTRLPRTPRQRTRSWSPHWAPTWCCRAEWGSPPQCASDTPTGSTASSTDPCSWTRSSPLRRTARRS, encoded by the coding sequence ATGAGAGCGATCGCATATTCAGAGCCCGGCGGCCCCGATGTCCTCGAAGTCATGGAGCTTCCCGATCCGGAACCCGGTCCCGGTGAGGTCCTCATCCGCGTGCGCGCCGCGGCGGTGAGCCCCACAGACACGATGCGCAGGGTCGGGATGCGGGATCCCGCCGGGGCGGAGCCACCGTACGTCGTCGGCATGGACGCCGCGGGCATGATCGAGGCGATCGGGCCGGACACGGACACGGATCTGGCGATCGGTGATGCGGTCATGGCGATCGTCGTGCCGCACGGCACCCACGGCGCCTATGCGGAGAAGGTCGCGGTGCCGGTGGAGTCGGTCGCCCGCATCCCGGACGGCGCCTCCCTCATCGAGGCCTCGACCCTGCCGATGAACGGACTCACCGCGCGGCTGGCGCTCGACAAGCTGGATCTGCCCACAGGGTCGACGATCGCGGTGACGGGCGCGGCCGGCGCGTTCGGCGGCTACTCGGTGCAGCTGGCGAAAGCGACGGGCACACGGTTGCCGCGGACGCCAAGGCAGAGGACCAGGAGCTGGTCGCCTCACTGGGCGCCGACGTGGTGCTGCCGCGCGGAGTGGGGTTCGCCGCCGCAGTGCGCGAGCGATACCCCGACGGGGTCGACGGCATCATCGACGGATCCGTGCAGCTGGACGAGATCGTCCCCGCTGCGAAGGACGGCGCGACGGTCGTGA
- a CDS encoding SOS response-associated peptidase, whose product MPVPGNGFGLLHAYLATSEDRAGEWEPIYSIAPRTKAPVVREFIDDEGEVQRRLELARWGLHPSWAKDKGPRPINARMETVATNGMFRGPFSSGRAVVPMTSYYEWVEADDGGKDPYVIHHPDGKLLHAAGLTAARKAEDGESWDITFTIVTREARDAGGEVHDRMPVFLTNDAVGEWLTPGKLEAEQKDPLLAMIDDVSTTVAGELETYAVDRKVNNVRTLDRTDPSLIEPLAAS is encoded by the coding sequence ATGCCGGTCCCCGGTAACGGCTTTGGACTCCTCCACGCCTACCTTGCGACCAGCGAGGACCGTGCAGGTGAGTGGGAGCCGATCTACTCCATCGCGCCCCGTACCAAAGCCCCGGTCGTGCGAGAGTTCATCGACGACGAGGGCGAGGTGCAGCGGCGTCTCGAGCTCGCGCGGTGGGGGCTGCACCCCTCCTGGGCGAAGGACAAGGGGCCCCGGCCGATCAACGCCCGCATGGAGACCGTCGCGACGAACGGGATGTTCCGCGGCCCGTTCTCCAGTGGCCGTGCCGTCGTACCGATGACCAGTTACTACGAGTGGGTCGAGGCCGATGACGGCGGGAAGGATCCCTACGTCATCCACCACCCGGACGGCAAGCTTCTGCACGCCGCAGGGCTCACCGCCGCCCGCAAGGCCGAGGACGGGGAGAGCTGGGACATCACGTTCACGATCGTCACCCGCGAGGCGCGCGACGCTGGCGGCGAGGTCCACGACCGCATGCCCGTGTTCCTGACCAACGATGCGGTGGGGGAGTGGCTCACACCCGGGAAACTCGAGGCGGAGCAGAAGGATCCGCTACTCGCCATGATCGACGACGTGTCGACGACGGTGGCGGGTGAGCTCGAGACGTACGCGGTGGATCGGAAGGTCAACAACGTCCGCACTCTCGACCGCACCGACCCGTCGCTGATCGAGCCCCTGGCCGCGTCCTGA